A genomic region of Parcubacteria group bacterium CG10_big_fil_rev_8_21_14_0_10_36_14 contains the following coding sequences:
- a CDS encoding tryptophan--tRNA ligase, with protein sequence MEKKIEKNLELKKTIFSGIQPSGNLNIGNYIGAISQWVKMQEKYNCIFSIVDYHAITVKQGSEELRRHIIEVAKIYLAAGIDPAKSIIFQQSRVA encoded by the coding sequence ATGGAGAAAAAAATAGAAAAAAATCTAGAATTGAAAAAAACCATTTTTTCAGGAATTCAACCAAGCGGGAATCTAAACATCGGAAATTATATTGGCGCTATTTCGCAGTGGGTGAAGATGCAGGAAAAATATAATTGTATATTTTCAATTGTTGATTATCACGCCATCACCGTTAAGCAAGGCTCAGAAGAGTTACGCCGGCATATTATTGAAGTTGCCAAAATTTATTTAGCTGCCGGAATTGACCCAGCTAAATCAATTATTTTTCAACAATCAAGAGTGGCAG